Proteins encoded together in one Streptomyces sp. NBC_01216 window:
- the katG gene encoding catalase/peroxidase HPI has translation MSENHDAIVTDPKAEGGGGCPVAHGRAPHPTQGGGNSQWWPERLNLKILAKNPAVANPLGEDFDYAEAFESLDLAAVKRDIAEVLSTSQDWWPADFGHYGPFMIRMAWHSAGTYRISDGRGGAGAGQQRFAPLNSWPDNGNLDKARRLLWPVKKKYGRGLSWADLMILTGNVALESMGFETFGFGGGRADVWEPDEDVYWGPETTWLGDERYTGDRELENPLGAVQMGLIYVNPEGPNGTPDPLAAARDIRETFRRMAMNDEETVALIAGGHTFGKTHGAGPADAVGPDPEAAPMEQQGLGWKNTHGTGKGGDAITSGLEGIWTDTPTEWDNSFFDILFGYEWELFQSPAGAHQWRPKEGAGAGSVPDAHDPSKRHAPTMLTTDLSLRFDPVYEPISRRFRENPAAFADAFARAWYKLTHRDMGPVARYLGPEVPSEVLLWQDPLPEAAHEPLGAADIAALKEKVLASDLTVSQLVSTAWASASSFRGSDKRGGANGARIRLEPQRGWQVNEPDELASVLRVLESVQASFNSDRPGGKGVSLADLVVLAGSAAVEKAAADAGYAVEVPFTPGRVDATQEQTDVDSFAALEPSADGFRNYLGKGNRLPAEYLLLDKANLLTLSAPEMTVLVGGLRVLGANHQQSSLGVLTSTPGTLTNDFFVNLLDLGTEWKATSEDAHTFEGRDLATGEVRWTGSRADLVFGSNSELRALAEVYASDDAREKFVRDFVAAWSKVMDLDRFDV, from the coding sequence ATGTCTGAGAACCACGACGCCATCGTTACCGACCCGAAAGCGGAGGGCGGCGGTGGCTGCCCGGTCGCGCACGGTCGCGCACCGCACCCCACCCAGGGCGGCGGGAACAGTCAGTGGTGGCCGGAACGCCTGAATCTGAAGATCCTCGCCAAGAACCCCGCGGTGGCGAATCCCCTGGGCGAGGACTTCGACTACGCCGAGGCGTTCGAGTCGCTGGACCTCGCCGCGGTGAAGCGCGACATCGCGGAGGTGCTCTCCACTTCGCAGGACTGGTGGCCGGCCGACTTCGGCCACTACGGCCCCTTCATGATCCGCATGGCCTGGCACAGCGCCGGCACCTACCGGATCAGCGACGGCCGCGGCGGCGCGGGGGCCGGTCAGCAGCGCTTCGCCCCGCTCAACAGCTGGCCGGACAACGGCAATCTCGACAAGGCCCGCCGCCTGCTCTGGCCGGTGAAGAAGAAGTACGGCCGCGGTCTTTCCTGGGCCGACCTCATGATCCTGACCGGCAACGTCGCCCTGGAGTCGATGGGCTTCGAGACCTTCGGCTTCGGCGGTGGCCGCGCGGACGTGTGGGAGCCCGACGAGGACGTCTACTGGGGCCCCGAGACCACCTGGCTCGGCGACGAGCGCTACACCGGCGACCGGGAGCTGGAGAACCCCCTCGGCGCCGTCCAGATGGGACTCATCTACGTCAACCCCGAGGGTCCGAACGGGACTCCGGACCCCCTCGCCGCTGCCCGCGACATCCGTGAGACGTTCCGCCGGATGGCGATGAACGACGAGGAGACGGTCGCCCTGATCGCGGGCGGTCACACCTTCGGCAAGACCCACGGCGCGGGCCCGGCGGACGCGGTCGGCCCCGACCCCGAGGCCGCCCCGATGGAGCAGCAGGGTCTGGGCTGGAAGAACACGCACGGCACCGGCAAGGGCGGGGACGCGATCACCAGCGGTCTGGAGGGCATCTGGACCGACACTCCGACGGAGTGGGACAACAGTTTCTTCGACATCCTCTTCGGCTACGAGTGGGAGCTCTTCCAGAGCCCCGCGGGTGCGCACCAGTGGCGGCCCAAGGAGGGCGCCGGGGCGGGCTCCGTGCCGGACGCGCACGACCCGTCGAAGCGCCACGCCCCCACCATGCTGACGACGGACCTGTCACTCCGCTTCGACCCGGTGTACGAGCCGATCTCGCGCCGCTTCCGCGAGAACCCCGCCGCGTTCGCCGACGCCTTCGCGCGGGCCTGGTACAAGCTGACCCACCGTGACATGGGCCCCGTCGCACGGTACCTCGGCCCTGAGGTCCCCTCCGAGGTGCTGCTCTGGCAGGACCCGCTCCCCGAGGCCGCGCACGAGCCGCTCGGCGCCGCGGACATCGCCGCCCTCAAGGAGAAGGTCCTCGCCTCGGACCTCACGGTCTCCCAGCTGGTGTCGACCGCGTGGGCGTCCGCCTCCTCCTTCCGCGGCAGCGACAAGCGCGGTGGCGCCAACGGCGCCCGGATCCGTCTCGAACCGCAGCGCGGCTGGCAGGTCAACGAGCCGGACGAGCTGGCGTCGGTGCTGCGCGTGCTGGAGAGCGTCCAGGCGTCCTTCAACTCCGACCGGCCCGGCGGCAAGGGCGTCTCGCTGGCCGACCTCGTCGTACTCGCCGGCTCCGCGGCGGTGGAGAAGGCCGCCGCAGACGCCGGATACGCCGTCGAGGTGCCCTTCACCCCTGGCCGCGTGGACGCCACGCAGGAGCAGACGGACGTGGACTCGTTCGCCGCGCTCGAACCGTCCGCCGACGGCTTCCGCAACTACCTGGGCAAGGGCAACCGGCTTCCGGCCGAGTACCTGCTGCTCGACAAGGCGAACCTGCTGACGCTCAGCGCCCCCGAGATGACGGTCCTGGTCGGTGGTCTGCGCGTGCTGGGCGCGAACCACCAGCAGTCCTCGCTCGGTGTCCTCACCTCCACCCCCGGAACGCTGACGAACGACTTCTTCGTCAACCTGCTCGACCTGGGCACGGAGTGGAAGGCCACCTCCGAGGACGCGCACACCTTCGAGGGCCGCGACCTCGCCACCGGCGAGGTCAGGTGGACCGGCAGCCGCGCCGACCTCGTGTTCGGGTCCAACTCCGAACTGCGGGCACTCGCCGAGGTCTACGCGAGCGACGACGCCAGGGAGAAGTTCGTCAGGGACTTCGTCGCCGCCTGGAGCAAGGTGATGGACCTCGACCGGTTCGACGTCTGA
- the manA gene encoding mannose-6-phosphate isomerase, class I codes for MDLLSATVQPYAWGSPTALPRLMGLPVTGEPQAELWLGAHPAAPSLIEREGAVLPLDRVIAADPGRELGAPALRRFGPRLPFLLKLLAADAPLSLQVHPDAAQAEAGYAAENARGVPLDAPHRNYRDRRHKPEMIVALTPFEGLCGFRAPGESAALLDDLGVPGLRPFAEVLRTGPEEAALQSVFTGLLAPAPGLLDATAGAVAHAAGREGPHRADWAAYRAIARAHPGDTGLLPALMLRYVRLEPGEALFLGAGVPHAYLSGLGVEVMAGSDNVLRCGLTAKHVDAEELLKVVRFTAPPHRTLTPRVEAAGAHHYPAPVDDFRLTRITARSGDPARPLRAGAPRIVLCTEGEALLTSADEAVRIGPGRAVYVPAWEPVTLTGHATVFSAGVADPADASAGH; via the coding sequence ATGGATCTCCTCTCCGCCACCGTTCAGCCCTACGCGTGGGGCTCGCCGACCGCACTGCCCCGGCTGATGGGCCTGCCCGTGACCGGTGAGCCGCAGGCCGAACTGTGGCTGGGCGCCCACCCGGCGGCGCCCTCCCTGATCGAGCGCGAGGGCGCCGTCCTTCCGCTCGACCGTGTCATCGCCGCCGATCCGGGCAGGGAACTGGGCGCGCCCGCGCTGCGGCGCTTCGGTCCGCGGCTGCCCTTCCTGTTGAAGCTGCTCGCGGCCGACGCCCCGCTCTCCCTGCAGGTCCATCCGGACGCGGCCCAGGCGGAGGCGGGCTACGCGGCCGAGAACGCCCGGGGAGTCCCGCTGGACGCGCCGCACCGCAACTACCGCGACCGCCGACACAAGCCGGAGATGATCGTCGCCCTCACCCCGTTCGAGGGGCTGTGCGGCTTCCGGGCACCCGGGGAGAGTGCCGCCCTCCTGGACGACCTGGGCGTGCCGGGCCTGCGCCCCTTCGCCGAGGTCCTGCGGACCGGCCCCGAGGAGGCCGCCCTCCAGTCGGTCTTCACCGGCCTCCTCGCCCCCGCTCCGGGGCTCCTGGACGCCACCGCCGGCGCCGTGGCGCACGCGGCGGGCCGGGAGGGCCCCCACCGGGCGGACTGGGCCGCCTATCGCGCGATCGCCCGCGCGCATCCGGGCGACACCGGGCTGCTGCCCGCGCTGATGCTGCGGTACGTCCGGCTCGAACCGGGGGAGGCGCTCTTCCTGGGAGCCGGCGTCCCGCACGCCTACCTGTCCGGACTGGGCGTGGAGGTGATGGCCGGCTCCGACAACGTCCTGCGGTGCGGACTGACGGCCAAGCACGTGGACGCGGAAGAGCTCCTCAAGGTCGTCCGGTTCACCGCGCCGCCCCACCGGACCCTGACACCACGGGTCGAGGCGGCGGGCGCACACCACTACCCCGCGCCGGTCGACGACTTCCGGCTCACCCGGATCACGGCCCGCTCCGGGGACCCCGCGCGTCCGCTGCGCGCCGGCGCACCGCGCATCGTCCTGTGCACCGAGGGCGAGGCCCTGCTGACCTCGGCGGACGAGGCCGTACGGATCGGGCCTGGCCGAGCCGTCTACGTCCCGGCCTGGGAACCGGTCACCCTGACCGGCCACGCCACGGTGTTCAGTGCCGGGGTGGCGGACCCGGCGGACGCCTCCGCCGGTCACTGA
- a CDS encoding type 1 glutamine amidotransferase domain-containing protein, whose protein sequence is MSKILFVMTGADHWTLADGTKHPTGFWAEEVVAPCRAFTAAGHEVVVATPGGVEPTVDRGSLAPEANGGPEGAAEVAAALASMAALRQPVRLEDVLLDDYDAVFYPGGHGPMEDLAVSADSGRLLIAALRSGKPLAVVCHGPAALLAAVDQDGKNAFAGYRVAAFSNAEETQAGLADKAKWLLQTRLTEAGVDVRVGEPWAPNVVVDRNLVTGQNPASSAPLAAEVLGKLA, encoded by the coding sequence ATGTCGAAGATCCTTTTCGTGATGACCGGCGCCGACCACTGGACGCTCGCCGACGGCACGAAGCACCCGACGGGCTTCTGGGCCGAGGAGGTCGTGGCTCCCTGTCGGGCGTTCACGGCGGCGGGCCACGAGGTCGTCGTCGCGACTCCGGGCGGCGTCGAGCCGACCGTCGACCGCGGCAGCCTCGCCCCGGAGGCGAACGGCGGTCCGGAGGGGGCCGCGGAGGTCGCCGCGGCGCTCGCCTCGATGGCGGCGCTGCGGCAGCCGGTCCGGCTGGAGGACGTGCTCCTCGACGACTACGACGCGGTCTTCTACCCGGGCGGCCACGGCCCGATGGAGGACCTCGCCGTGAGCGCGGACTCGGGCCGGCTGCTGATCGCGGCCCTGAGGTCGGGGAAGCCGCTGGCCGTGGTGTGTCACGGCCCGGCCGCGTTGCTCGCCGCCGTCGACCAGGACGGGAAGAACGCGTTCGCGGGTTACCGGGTCGCCGCGTTCAGCAACGCGGAGGAGACCCAGGCCGGTCTCGCCGACAAGGCGAAGTGGCTGCTGCAGACGCGCCTGACGGAGGCCGGTGTCGACGTCCGGGTGGGCGAGCCGTGGGCCCCGAACGTCGTCGTCGACCGCAATCTGGTGACCGGCCAGAACCCGGCCTCCTCCGCTCCCCTCGCGGCGGAGGTACTCGGGAAGCTGGCCTGA
- a CDS encoding nuclear transport factor 2 family protein has product MHPFRKAVENRDAEALEALLATDVVFTSPVAFKPYEGRAVTAAILRAVMRVFEDFVYVREIANPDGRDHALVFTATVDGKRVQGCDLLHFDEEGRIDDFTVMVRPLSAAKALSEAMGAQFDRIAREAADSA; this is encoded by the coding sequence ATGCACCCGTTCCGCAAGGCAGTCGAGAACCGCGACGCCGAGGCCCTGGAGGCGCTGCTCGCCACCGACGTCGTCTTCACCAGCCCCGTCGCCTTCAAGCCCTACGAAGGCAGGGCCGTCACGGCCGCGATTCTGCGCGCGGTCATGCGTGTCTTCGAGGACTTCGTCTACGTGCGGGAGATCGCGAACCCGGACGGGCGCGACCACGCCCTCGTCTTCACCGCGACCGTCGACGGCAAGCGCGTCCAGGGCTGCGACCTCCTCCACTTCGACGAGGAGGGCAGGATCGACGACTTCACCGTCATGGTTCGACCGCTGTCCGCCGCGAAGGCGCTGTCGGAGGCGATGGGCGCCCAGTTCGACCGGATCGCCCGGGAGGCCGCGGACAGCGCGTGA
- a CDS encoding class E sortase produces the protein MPSPRVVSTALAAMTVGLLVGCSVGTGAGVPAGDPSSLRDAVPSAVASTSAAPIPAPPTRVAAPAPDPEPTALSRSAELAIPAIDLTALRIVPYEGTTDDAAGTRIQDRGVAASPYGKNGGVGPGEVGNYLVTAHRLSAGGPLRELPAVGVGDSVQVTQGDTVYVYTITGTRETSFRSARSLAEQRAAVPGEPGRTPSRAMITLSTCATPEDNAAGNRWRDAQGNPEHRIDKIGVLTSTRPAS, from the coding sequence ATGCCGAGTCCTCGAGTCGTTTCCACCGCCTTGGCCGCGATGACCGTCGGTCTGCTCGTCGGCTGCTCCGTCGGGACGGGTGCGGGCGTTCCGGCCGGTGATCCGTCCTCCCTGCGTGACGCGGTCCCGTCGGCCGTGGCCTCCACGTCCGCGGCCCCGATTCCCGCCCCGCCCACCCGGGTGGCGGCTCCGGCGCCCGATCCCGAGCCGACCGCGCTGAGCCGGTCCGCCGAGCTGGCGATACCGGCGATCGACCTCACCGCGCTGCGGATCGTGCCGTACGAGGGGACGACCGACGACGCCGCGGGTACCCGGATACAGGACCGGGGCGTCGCGGCGAGCCCCTACGGGAAGAACGGCGGGGTCGGGCCAGGCGAGGTGGGCAACTATCTGGTGACCGCCCACCGGCTCTCCGCCGGCGGGCCCCTGCGGGAGTTGCCCGCGGTCGGCGTCGGAGACTCCGTCCAGGTCACCCAGGGTGACACCGTCTACGTGTACACGATCACCGGCACGCGAGAGACGTCCTTCCGGTCCGCCCGCTCCCTCGCCGAACAGCGCGCCGCCGTTCCGGGCGAGCCGGGGCGGACCCCCAGCCGGGCGATGATCACTCTCTCCACGTGCGCGACGCCCGAGGACAACGCCGCGGGCAACCGCTGGCGCGACGCCCAGGGCAACCCGGAGCACCGCATCGACAAGATCGGCGTGCTGACGTCGACCCGTCCGGCGTCCTGA
- a CDS encoding sugar ABC transporter permease has translation MSSRERGPDESGSRQPAEGATPAVDSRLLVREEGVRGYLDEFRRKLRSGELGSLPVVLAVIVIWTVFGSLNSTFLSAQNLSDLSQQIVGTGMIAVGIVFVLLLGEIDLSVGSVSGLCAAIFAVLNVQNGMNQWLALLVAIAGGAAVGLIQGFFFAKVGVPAFVVTLAGNLAWNGLMLQVLGTSGTVNIPSESIVSKLYSTIFHSPAAAYLTAAVGVGLFLSASLLDARRRRVAGVPARPVAEIVLRTAVIAAIAFVTAYILNQYQGLPLALLVFLILLVVLDFVLRRTTYGRRVFAVGGNIEGARRAGISVPFVRMSVFSIAGTMAAVGGIFLAGQIQSASQTSGGGNLLMNVIAAAVIGGTSLFGGRGTVWSALLGALVIGSIQSGMNIMGVSNAIQFMITGAVLLAAVVVDSLSRRTQKAAGRA, from the coding sequence ATGAGCAGTCGAGAACGAGGCCCCGACGAAAGCGGCTCCCGGCAGCCGGCCGAGGGCGCCACCCCCGCGGTCGACTCCCGGCTGCTGGTCCGGGAAGAGGGCGTCAGAGGCTACCTGGACGAATTCCGGCGCAAGCTGCGCAGCGGTGAGCTGGGCTCCCTCCCCGTCGTCCTCGCGGTGATCGTCATCTGGACCGTCTTCGGCAGCCTCAACAGCACCTTCCTGTCCGCCCAGAACCTCTCCGACCTCAGCCAGCAGATCGTCGGCACGGGCATGATCGCCGTCGGTATCGTCTTCGTCCTGCTGCTCGGCGAGATCGACCTCTCCGTCGGCTCCGTCAGCGGACTGTGCGCGGCCATCTTCGCCGTGCTCAACGTCCAGAACGGCATGAACCAGTGGCTGGCCCTGCTCGTCGCCATCGCCGGCGGTGCGGCCGTCGGGCTCATCCAGGGCTTCTTCTTCGCCAAGGTCGGCGTACCGGCCTTCGTCGTCACCCTGGCGGGCAATCTCGCCTGGAACGGCCTGATGCTCCAGGTGCTCGGCACCAGCGGCACGGTCAACATCCCCAGTGAGAGCATCGTCTCCAAGCTGTACTCCACCATCTTCCACAGTCCCGCCGCCGCGTACCTGACCGCGGCCGTCGGCGTCGGTCTCTTCCTTTCCGCCTCGCTGCTGGACGCGAGACGCCGACGCGTGGCCGGGGTGCCGGCCCGGCCGGTGGCCGAGATCGTGCTGCGCACGGCCGTCATCGCCGCGATCGCCTTCGTGACCGCCTACATCCTCAACCAGTACCAGGGGCTGCCGCTGGCACTCCTGGTCTTCCTGATCCTTCTGGTGGTGCTCGACTTCGTCCTGCGCCGCACGACGTACGGCCGACGGGTCTTCGCGGTGGGCGGCAACATCGAGGGCGCCCGCCGGGCCGGCATCAGCGTGCCATTCGTCCGCATGAGCGTCTTCTCGATCGCGGGCACGATGGCCGCGGTCGGAGGCATCTTCCTCGCCGGCCAGATCCAGTCCGCGAGCCAGACATCCGGCGGCGGCAACCTGCTGATGAACGTGATCGCCGCGGCGGTCATCGGCGGCACCAGCCTGTTCGGTGGACGCGGCACCGTCTGGTCCGCGCTGCTCGGAGCCCTGGTGATCGGATCCATCCAGTCCGGCATGAACATCATGGGCGTCAGCAACGCCATCCAGTTCATGATCACCGGAGCCGTCCTGCTGGCGGCCGTGGTCGTCGACTCGCTGTCCCGCAGGACCCAGAAGGCCGCGGGGCGCGCCTGA
- a CDS encoding ATP-binding cassette domain-containing protein, giving the protein MTETPVLTLRGISKRFGAVQALSDFDLEVSPGEVVALVGDNGAGKSTAVKTIAGVNPPDEGVITWQGRPVSINRPHDAQNLGIATVYQDLALCDNLDVVGNLFLGRELRHFGVLDEVRMDQRARELLQTLSIRIPSVRIPVASLSGGQRQTVAIARSLIGEPKVVILDEPTAALGVEQTAEVLDLVERLRDQGLGTILISHNMVDVMAVADRIAVMRLGRNNGFFDKRATSAEEIISAITGATDSAVTRRQARKREEG; this is encoded by the coding sequence TTGACGGAAACACCCGTGCTCACACTCCGGGGGATCTCCAAACGGTTCGGTGCCGTCCAGGCACTCTCCGACTTCGACCTGGAGGTCAGTCCCGGTGAGGTCGTGGCCCTCGTCGGGGACAACGGCGCCGGCAAGTCCACCGCGGTCAAGACGATCGCGGGCGTGAACCCGCCGGACGAAGGCGTCATCACATGGCAGGGGCGGCCGGTCTCCATCAACCGGCCGCACGACGCCCAGAACCTCGGTATCGCCACCGTGTACCAGGATCTCGCCCTCTGCGACAACCTCGACGTCGTGGGCAACCTGTTCCTCGGGCGCGAACTGCGCCACTTCGGCGTACTCGACGAAGTCCGGATGGACCAGCGGGCCCGGGAACTGCTCCAGACCCTGTCCATCCGCATCCCCAGTGTCCGCATCCCGGTCGCCTCCCTCTCCGGCGGCCAGCGTCAGACGGTCGCGATCGCCCGCTCGCTCATCGGCGAGCCCAAGGTCGTGATCCTCGACGAACCCACCGCGGCCCTGGGCGTGGAGCAGACCGCCGAGGTCCTGGACCTCGTCGAACGACTCCGCGACCAGGGCCTCGGGACCATCCTGATCAGCCACAACATGGTGGACGTGATGGCGGTGGCCGACCGCATCGCGGTGATGCGGCTCGGCCGCAACAACGGCTTCTTCGACAAACGTGCCACCTCCGCGGAGGAGATCATCTCCGCCATCACCGGCGCCACCGACAGCGCCGTCACCCGCCGCCAGGCCCGCAAGCGGGAGGAGGGGTGA
- a CDS encoding substrate-binding domain-containing protein yields MTRVLRGAIALAGAAALSLSMVVTSSAADSGPGAPAKQDEVKIGLLLPESKTTRYEKFDRPYIEQKIRELAPDAQIDYYNAAESATTQQQQVNTALAKGDQVLILDAVDAKSIQSSVEKANAAGVKIVAYDRLAQGPVDAYVSYDNRKVGELQGQALLDALGADAAGSQIVMHNGSPTDPNAAEFKAGAHSVLDGKVKIGKEYDTPNWDPNNANQQMSGAISALGKDNIDGVYSANDGLAAGIATALKASGINVPLTGQDAQLDAIQRILLGTQTITVQKPYKPEADVAATMAVDLAEGKELPESLTPVTVTSGSGDEVPATLLTPIVVDKDNIGDTVVKDGMYTVEEICTPTYSAACKEAGLT; encoded by the coding sequence ATGACCCGTGTGTTGCGGGGTGCGATAGCCCTGGCCGGAGCCGCGGCCCTCTCTCTGAGCATGGTGGTGACCAGCAGTGCCGCCGACTCCGGTCCGGGGGCGCCGGCGAAGCAGGACGAGGTGAAGATCGGCCTGCTGCTGCCGGAGAGCAAGACCACGCGGTACGAGAAATTCGACCGGCCGTACATCGAGCAGAAGATCAGGGAGCTCGCTCCCGACGCCCAGATCGACTACTACAACGCCGCCGAGAGCGCCACCACCCAGCAGCAGCAGGTCAACACGGCGCTCGCCAAGGGTGACCAGGTGCTCATCCTGGACGCGGTGGACGCCAAGTCGATCCAGTCCTCCGTCGAGAAGGCCAACGCGGCCGGCGTGAAGATCGTCGCCTACGACCGGCTGGCGCAGGGGCCCGTAGACGCCTACGTCTCCTACGACAACCGCAAGGTGGGCGAGTTGCAGGGCCAGGCGCTCCTGGACGCGCTCGGCGCGGACGCCGCCGGCAGCCAGATAGTGATGCACAACGGTTCGCCGACGGACCCGAACGCGGCCGAGTTCAAGGCCGGAGCCCACTCGGTCCTCGACGGCAAGGTGAAGATCGGCAAGGAGTACGACACTCCCAACTGGGACCCGAACAACGCGAACCAGCAGATGTCCGGCGCGATCAGCGCGCTGGGCAAGGACAACATCGACGGCGTCTACTCCGCCAACGACGGTCTGGCCGCGGGCATCGCCACCGCCCTGAAGGCGTCCGGCATCAACGTGCCGCTGACCGGCCAGGACGCCCAGCTCGACGCCATCCAGCGCATCCTGCTCGGCACGCAGACGATCACGGTCCAGAAGCCGTACAAGCCGGAGGCGGATGTCGCCGCCACCATGGCGGTGGACCTGGCCGAGGGCAAGGAACTCCCCGAGTCGCTGACCCCGGTGACCGTCACCAGTGGCAGCGGCGACGAGGTCCCGGCCACCCTGCTGACACCGATCGTCGTCGACAAGGACAACATCGGCGACACGGTCGTCAAGGACGGGATGTACACGGTCGAGGAAATCTGCACCCCGACCTACTCCGCGGCCTGCAAGGAGGCCGGTCTCACCTGA
- a CDS encoding MFS transporter, translating into MTSGSRHPRLGPPLPRHPGYLAAATVFAIGMAGTTLPTPLYGLYREELGFSELMVTVIFASYAVGVIATLLLVGNHSDVVGRRPVLLCALGLAAASAVCFLAEGGLPLLFAGRLLSGLSAGLLSGAGTVTVRELARPEQRSRAAFAATAANMGGLGCGPLLAGILAQYAPKPLTLPFLVHLGSVAVACVVVLLLPETVSEPRPRARPQPPGLYVPARVRGVFAPAALAAFAGFSLLGLFTAVAPSFVSQTLDISDLAVTGVVVFSVFLASTAGQSLTGRMPVGTALPLGCLILVLGLALVGSSLWAEELPLLVAGGVCGGLGQGLAFRAGLSAVGDAAPPAHRAATISSFFVVAYAGISLPVVGVGALTMWVGLDTAGLTFTACVTVLAASAGLYLRLRPPVAEPR; encoded by the coding sequence ATGACCAGTGGATCGCGGCACCCCCGGCTCGGCCCACCCCTCCCCCGGCACCCCGGCTACCTCGCGGCGGCCACGGTCTTCGCCATCGGCATGGCGGGGACGACGCTGCCCACACCGCTCTACGGGCTCTACCGCGAGGAACTCGGCTTCTCCGAGCTGATGGTGACGGTGATCTTCGCCAGCTACGCGGTGGGCGTGATCGCCACCCTGCTGCTGGTCGGAAACCACTCGGACGTCGTGGGGCGCCGTCCCGTCCTGCTGTGCGCGCTGGGTCTGGCCGCGGCGAGCGCGGTGTGCTTCCTCGCAGAGGGGGGCCTGCCCCTGCTCTTCGCCGGGCGCCTCCTGTCGGGCTTATCGGCCGGACTGCTCAGCGGCGCGGGCACGGTCACCGTACGGGAGTTGGCGCGCCCCGAGCAGCGTTCCCGCGCGGCATTCGCAGCGACCGCCGCCAACATGGGCGGCCTCGGCTGCGGTCCGCTCCTTGCCGGGATACTGGCACAGTACGCGCCGAAGCCGCTGACGCTCCCCTTCCTGGTGCATCTCGGGTCGGTGGCCGTCGCCTGTGTCGTCGTCCTGCTGCTGCCGGAGACGGTCAGCGAGCCGCGACCGCGCGCCCGGCCGCAGCCGCCGGGCCTCTACGTACCGGCGCGGGTCCGCGGGGTCTTCGCCCCGGCGGCGCTCGCCGCCTTCGCGGGATTCTCGCTGCTCGGGCTCTTCACCGCGGTGGCGCCCAGCTTCGTCTCGCAGACCCTGGATATCTCCGACCTGGCCGTCACCGGGGTCGTGGTCTTCTCGGTGTTCCTCGCCTCGACCGCGGGGCAGTCGCTGACCGGGCGGATGCCGGTGGGCACCGCGCTGCCCCTCGGCTGTCTGATCCTGGTGCTGGGTCTGGCGCTGGTCGGCTCGTCCCTGTGGGCGGAGGAGCTGCCGCTGCTGGTGGCGGGCGGGGTGTGCGGCGGACTCGGCCAGGGGCTCGCCTTCCGCGCCGGCCTGAGCGCGGTCGGCGACGCGGCACCGCCCGCGCACCGGGCGGCCACGATCTCCTCCTTCTTCGTCGTCGCCTACGCGGGCATCTCGCTGCCGGTCGTGGGCGTCGGTGCCCTCACGATGTGGGTGGGACTGGACACGGCCGGCCTGACGTTCACCGCCTGCGTGACGGTGCTCGCCGCGTCCGCCGGCCTCTACCTCCGTCTTCGGCCGCCCGTCGCGGAGCCGCGCTGA
- a CDS encoding DMT family transporter, protein MGVVLPVLFSCFAALSNALATVLQRRAALTVPQSDSFRLGLIADLLRRPLWLAGIAAVIAAGVGQAVALATGPLSLVQPLFVLELPLALLIGSLAARERLPRGQWAAVACVVAGLGLAMVAASPEGNRTHVALDRWLPALAACGAAAVLLAAAGLRRPPGRARAGCLGAATAICYALTAALMKSAVHILDEGGLSAFLTTWQTYAFGLTGIAALLLLEHAMQGGPLVASQPALTLGDATLSLALGVLLYEEHVHGGWWLLPEAVGVGLIVFGVFSLARSGVSSA, encoded by the coding sequence ATGGGCGTCGTCCTGCCGGTCCTCTTCTCCTGCTTCGCAGCGCTCAGCAACGCGCTCGCCACGGTGCTCCAGCGCCGTGCCGCGCTCACGGTCCCGCAGTCGGACTCGTTCCGGCTCGGTCTGATCGCCGACCTGCTGCGGCGCCCGCTCTGGCTGGCGGGCATCGCCGCGGTGATCGCGGCCGGGGTCGGGCAGGCGGTGGCCCTGGCGACCGGTCCGCTGTCACTCGTCCAGCCGCTGTTCGTCCTGGAACTCCCGCTCGCGTTGCTGATCGGCTCCCTGGCGGCCCGGGAGCGGCTGCCCCGCGGCCAGTGGGCGGCGGTGGCGTGCGTGGTGGCGGGCCTCGGTCTCGCCATGGTGGCCGCCTCACCCGAGGGAAACCGGACGCACGTGGCGCTGGACCGCTGGCTCCCGGCCCTGGCGGCCTGCGGCGCCGCGGCGGTCCTCCTGGCGGCGGCCGGACTGCGCAGACCGCCCGGCCGGGCCCGCGCCGGCTGTCTCGGGGCCGCCACCGCGATCTGCTACGCGCTGACCGCCGCCCTGATGAAGTCGGCCGTGCACATCCTGGACGAGGGAGGTCTCAGCGCCTTTCTGACCACCTGGCAGACGTACGCGTTCGGGCTGACCGGCATCGCGGCGCTGCTCCTGCTCGAACACGCCATGCAGGGCGGACCGCTGGTCGCCTCGCAGCCCGCGCTGACCCTCGGCGACGCGACACTGAGCCTGGCGCTGGGCGTGCTGCTGTACGAGGAGCACGTCCACGGCGGCTGGTGGCTGCTCCCGGAGGCGGTGGGCGTCGGACTGATCGTCTTCGGGGTGTTCTCCCTGGCGCGGAGCGGCGTCAGTTCCGCCTGA